GAGTATCTTTACCAGCAAACTGGTAAAGTTCTGCAGGACTACAGGTTGGCCATTGAAGAGTCTGAGACCACTGAGGTTGCTATAGAGGTGGAGGAAGCTTATGATGAACTTGAGGAGTTTCAAGACATCACTGTCCCCACCTTTGACACAGAGCGGATACCTTCTGCTGCTTCACAAGCATCAGTGTCTGCAGCATCATCTTCAACCCCTCCGGCAACCAGACCCAAGTCATCACTGTATATGTCACCAGGCATTGGGGGAGTTTGATAAGAAAAAGACCACTTACTCGCCACGTCACCAAACCAACCTAAAACAGGGACGATTCAGGGCCAGTAAGAAGAATGTGGCACCAGGTGTGGAGAGCACCAGAAGGTATGCTAAATTTAGCAAATACAGGGTTTTGATTTGTTTGAGGGTTTTGATATTTataaaagatatatatttaGTAAAACCTGACGAATTATTACTATCTTATCTTCCTGCAGCCTCTTAAATTCATACTTGGCCTAGATATAACAAAAATTGTTAGTTGTGATTTACGTTTAATGCtgattttatgttatgtaaGTTACATTCCTATGGACACAGTTCTAACCATACATCGTTGAAAAAACGCAGACCGGGGTCATTATAGAGTGCCACAGGaatgacatatttttgttgGCTGACCCTCTCAAAAAAGCCAGTTTATTTTTctcatagacttttggattatcacaaaaataatctctgtgtttaacaacagtttaagacactttttgtcCAAAGCTGTGATAATGCCACAACACAGTAAAACAGTAGACACCTAATTTATTGATATGATATTTCAACAATGacccagaaaacaaacaagacaacataactCTGCACAGATATTAAAAATTAACATCTATAAAACACAAAGCAAATCTGACAGAATAGAACAATAAACTCAACAGAGAAAAgttcacacactgaaaacaatcTTACATTAATAATATGTATTCTTCTGTAATTTGTAGGTGTTTCATTGGGCCTCATAGTCCTGCACAGAGGCCTGACTGCAACAGAGTGGTGGAGGGCATCTTCATAAGGCTCTGTGCTCTCTACCAAAACGCGGTGCGTGTTAATGGAGAGAGGGTCACCCGCTTCACAATGATTGCACGGGTCTACAGACATATCCGAGAGTGCATCCTCACCAATGATAGGGTGATGAGAGAAACCACCATCCAGCTTCCACAGATGAACGCTTCAACAATCTCAGACTGGTGAgtaaattaacattgttactgcTATACCAAAACATGAACCCTCTGTATAGCTCTCAGCTGCTTTAAGTAATTGACACGGTTGACTGAATGTAACTGTGAGTGCTTTGGCGGGTCTAGAAACAAATCAACAAGTCCAACTTCTGTTTATTTTTCTATTATGAAAGACATGATTTATTGCTTACGACATGGTCTTTAACAGACTGTAAGAATCCATAATCCAATGTTAATTTCAATTAAAGTAGTCATTTTACAAAAGCAACATGACACTAGGGTGTGATCAATTGCTATATGATATCAGCTGTGTAATGTTGCTGCATTATAGTCGTGATTAAACAGTAGATGATCAcagcacttttttatttttgtttaaatgtttattaatactagttgttttatgtttttccaGGTTCTCCAAGCGTGACAAGTCACAGGATGTGGGGGTTACAAAGCAGGGTATCAATTTCCCAGATGCACCCATGGCTGGACCTGAGAAGCTTCCTGCGGCTTTGCAGAAAGGGCCGACCCTATTTTCAGGGAGCTTGGCTGAGCCTCACCTTTTTGTCCTGCCAAGAAACACTGCTGGGGAGGCAAAACTCAAGAGGAGGTCACAACCTCCAGCCATCTCCCAGGCACCACCATCACATCAAAGACTCCCTATCATTACACCAGCAATACCCGTCTCTCTGCCTTTCATTTTGCCCTCCCTGCAGCTTCCGACAGTTGTAGATACATCATCTTCAGTGCCTGGAACTTCACAGGTGGTGTTCTTTAACGTACCTTTACCTTCTGCTATGCCACCATCAGCTCAGACACAAACATCCAGTCAAGCTGTACCTTACTCCACTCAGCAGTACAGGAAGAGAAAACAGATGAGGGAGGACACTGGAACTGTCACACGCAAATATGTGAGGAAGACAGATGTTATTCTTTGTAGAAAGTGCAACAAAGAGAGAAAGCCACCATCACATCTTCAGTACTTTGGCAACTGGTACTGCAAAGAGACTGAGACTCAGTCATATGCTGAATGGAGGGCTGTGCTGGAGGGACGTGGTTataggaaaaaaaaaacaggaaatgacAATCCTCCAGCTCCTTAaaaatttcacattttatatacacactGTAAATAATACACACGCTATACACACTGTAAATAATGTTAAGTTTACCTTGTTTATGGTCaagttttttattgttattgtttagGATGACCTTTCAAAGTTGCACTACTgtgataaatgtttgttttgatttaaaaaaaaatttagtctGACATGTCAAAGGTGCACTgcaaatttttgtttttgttattattattattattaacattgATACGTCAG
This sequence is a window from Misgurnus anguillicaudatus chromosome 24, ASM2758022v2, whole genome shotgun sequence. Protein-coding genes within it:
- the LOC129437307 gene encoding uncharacterized protein; protein product: MYSSVICRCFIGPHSPAQRPDCNRVVEGIFIRLCALYQNAVRVNGERVTRFTMIARVYRHIRECILTNDRVMRETTIQLPQMNASTISDWFSKRDKSQDVGVTKQGINFPDAPMAGPEKLPAALQKGPTLFSGSLAEPHLFVLPRNTAGEAKLKRRSQPPAISQAPPSHQRLPIITPAIPVSLPFILPSLQLPTVVDTSSSVPGTSQVVFFNVPLPSAMPPSAQTQTSSQAVPYSTQQYRKRKQMREDTGTVTRKYVRKTDVILCRKCNKERKPPSHLQYFGNWYCKETETQSYAEWRAVLEGRGYRKKKTGNDNPPAP